One genomic window of Cannabis sativa cultivar Pink pepper isolate KNU-18-1 chromosome 2, ASM2916894v1, whole genome shotgun sequence includes the following:
- the LOC115719221 gene encoding pre-mRNA-splicing factor 38 codes for MANRTDPAAKSIRGTNPQNLVEKIVRSKIYQNTYWKEQCFGLTAETLVDKAMELDHIGGTFGGNRKPTPFMCLIMKMLQIQPEKEIVIEFIKNDDYKYVRVLGAFYLRLTGTDTDVYQYLEPLYNDYRKVRQKSPDGRFSLTHVDEVIDELLTKDYSCDIAMPRIKKRWTLESLGSLEPRKSALEEDFEEEEEKEDNEQLDDDDDELEDEGHEKDYYRGRSPVRDRDRDRRHDSHRYRDRDYDRDYDRERGRGRDRDRDRDRDRDRDRDRDRYHLRDEKDYGRDRDRDRDWEGRERERRDRDRGGRRRSHSRSRSRSRDRKDRTRKRHARSSISPRRRDGTEATNGTGEEPKKKKEKKEKKPKDDGTDHPDPEIAEANRLRASLGLKPLK; via the exons ATGGCGAACCGTACGGACCCAGCTGCGAAGAGCATACGAGGTACGAACCCTCAGAATCTGGTGGAGAAGATTGTGCGTTCAAAGATTTACCAGAACACTTACTGGAAAGAGCAGTGTTTTGGCTTGACAGCCGAGACCTTGGTCGATAAGGCTATGGAGCTCGACCACATCGGAGGAACCTTCGGTGGAAATCGCAAACCAACTCCTTTCATGTGTCTCATAATGAAGATGCTTCAGATCCAACCGGAGAAGGAGATTGTCATCGAGTTCATCAAGAACGACGATTACAA ATATGTACGAGTTCTTGGTGCTTTTTATTTGCGTCTTACTGGAACTGATACGGATGTGTATCAATATCTTGAGCCTCTTTACAATGATTATAGGAAAGTCAGGCAAAAATCACCTGATGGAA GGTTTTCATTGACACATGTGGATGAGGTTATTGATGAGCTTCTTACAAAGGACTATTCTTGTGACATTGCTATGCCGCGTATTAAAAAGAG ATGGACTCTTGAGTCACTTGGCTCGTTGGAACCTAGAAAAAGTGCTTTGGAGGAAGATTTTGAAGAGGAGGAAGAGAAAGAGGACAACGAACAActcgatgatgatgatgatgaacttGAAGATGAGGGACATGAGAAG GATTATTATCGTGGCCGGAGTCCCGTACGAGACAGAGACAGGGATAGAAGACATGATAGTCACAGATATAG GGATCGAGATTATGACAGAGACTATGATAGGGAGCGCGGACGTGGGAGAGACCGGGACAGAGATAGGGACCGAGACAGAGACAGGGATCGAGACAGAGACCGTTATCATCTCAGAGATGAGAAGGATTACGGTCGTGATAGAGATCGAGATAGGGATTGGGAAGGTAGAGAGCGGGAAAGACGAGACAGGGACCGTGGTGGTCGTCGTCGCAGCCATTCAAGGAGCCGAAGCAGGAGTAGGGATCGCAAGGATCGTACTCGCAAGAGACATGCTCGCAGCAGCATTAGTCCTAGAAGACGGGATGGAACCGAGGCTACTAACGGCACCGGGGAAGAgccaaagaagaagaaagagaagaaggagaagaagccTAAAGATGATGGAACAGATCATCCAGATCCTGAGATTGCAGAAGCCAATAGACTCAGAGCTTCACTTGGTTTGAAGCCTTTGAAATAG